TCGACTCCTTGTACGGGCTTAatgtcaaaatagactgttgaAACCCTTTAGTCTTCGTTAGTAGGATGGTTTCTTTAATAATTTTCTCATTGAGCTGGTTATTGATTCAAATAGTTTTGGCAAGAAAAATATAGATTTGTAGGCTCTCGTGAGATGCCTAAACTGTCTAGTTTTGTACCAGGGAACTATTCTTTGCCAGCTTAACTCATTCATTTTTGTACTTTTTGGTCTATCATGGTTTTTGACTTTGTGCAAGTTTTTTCCCTCTTGATAATTAGTGAGTGTCATTGTTATTTGAGTAAACTTTGAAACAGCGTTGTAAATTGCTCCTGAATTAAGGTACAGGCCTAGACACCATAGCTGACGAAGTATAGTCTGGCAACATGGGAAGGAAGTCGAAAACATTCTCTTGTTCCCCTCCACAGTGAATGTGCACTCATAACAATTTGAAAGAATTGCATTGAAAACAATATTGCACAGGTTGAGAGGGAAATGACTAGCAGAGTTAACAAATAACAAGAGCATGTATGACACTAAAACATTTGGTAACAGAACTTTTCCATCCAGTGGTGGTGTTGATCAAATTTGAATGATTGAAAATGGAAGAGAGTGCATAATACTTGGTAACAAATACAGGCAATTGCCTTCTACAAATCATCCGGCTGACTGAAAGGGTTAGAAACATTAGGGTTGTGTAGTTGCATCATCCATTTATCTTTTTCAGTTCTCTCTACTTCTTGTTCTTGGTAACCATGATTTGTTCCATACCCATAGCCACAGCCGCTGCTGAAATCCTCGAAGCAGAGCAGATCGCTCCGAGGAACACGAGAGAGATTTACTGAAGCTTCTAACAAGGTCTCCCAACTATCATTTTCTCTATCTTTGAATAGAATTAACGGCTTCCCCTCCTCGCCGAATTCCTCCCACTGGTAAGAAGTGGCCGCCGCAAGATCCTTTGACAGTAAATGTGTGTATCCATCATCTTCAGCTGAACTTGATTTTGACTCCAATACTGATAATGGTGATGTGGTTGAAGATGATGACTCCGTTAACTGCCACATTCCATTGATGAAATTCTCGAGTGCCCGGATTTGTATCTGAGGAATCCGATCTATGAATGGATACTCATAAGAACCACAAAATCCCTTAGCCTTGCACCAATCATAAAACTCACAAAGCTGATTCGCCTGTGAAGCTGCTCTCTTGTAAATCCCAAAAGCTGTCATGCAATTTCTGTATGGCATTTGAAAGAGATTATCCAACAACAGAACAACTTGTGTGCGAAATGTGGTGTAACAAATGAAGCTATCTCGAATGATATATTTCATTGTTGATTGCAGAATGAAGCTTCTTGCTGCTGCCCCAGTTGGCCTACAATCCATGACTCTATCAATAAGACTTTGAATTTGTGGTAGAACTTCAAGCATTGCTGTTatttctttcatcttcttcgCAAAGTCTTGTGACATTTGGTCTCCGTAGTAAGTTTCCTTGTCATCCAAGTAACAACAGTCAAGGGCCTCATCAAGTAGATGAGCGTAAGATCTGATAAAAAGAGTGTAAGCTTCAGGCGTTGAGGAAGAATCGTCGCGGAAATAACATGGATAAAAAGAGACCAAATCGTTGGATCGAGCCCACAACAGTTCTGTCCGAAGAGGACTACATTCAGGCAACAACCTGAGCAAGcgatggaggaggagaaggcaCTTGAGTGCAACTCTCCAACACCTAGTTTTGCTGAACCGGCAAGTGAAGTTGATTGCAAATGATCGAAACGAAGAAGAGGAGACCGAAAAGATCTTCAATAATTCATGAATGTACTTCTCAGGCAATGGCAAGTCATCAGGAGCAGTTGCTTTGACAATAATATGATCAATGTCGCACAACCCTCCAACCGTGGCTATCTTAGCATAGCTGACGGAGCTATGCTCTTTTAGAGCAGTAAAAACTTGCCGGAACCGCCTGTGCATTGTGGTTTGGAACAAAGGAATTGATCACAGAAATATCTGGAAAGATTATATTGTTGATGGAGCTTTTGTTCGGGGAACGAAGGCCTGAAAAATAACGCCATGAATGATGACAGATTGTCCAAAACTTTGTCTGTTTTGGTAGGACGAAAGCTATACAACTCCCTTGTTGTCACCAGATGTCAGAGTGTGCCGGTCGAGAATTACTAAACTTGGCTGGTTTCAAGGGCTACTTCTCTTCTTGATTTTCATAAAACGTTGTTTTTAGCTTTTTGTCCTTTGTACTCACAGGTCATTAGATGCTGCGCAGCTGTAGCTATCTGCTTGGCCTGCTGCACATCCAAAGCTTTTCTGCAGGTGTTGGAGAAAACAAGGAAcataattcaatttctttttttaagttttgattATTAACGGACAACCATACATATTATATGTCTGCATGTGGACTCATATGCACATTTGACCACATGAATATCTCAGCCGATTTGGGACAACAATTCTTTATCGAAAACTCTTATCGTCCATAAAGTAAATATACATAATTGTCCATAACTAATGTGACAAACCACATTAGTTGTCCACCAtgtcaatttaaaattttcaattttattagaATTGCATTTCACTCTCCAATCTATATCTTTATTCTCTCTACCCCTCTCCATCCTTCTATCTCTATCCTCTCCATCACTCCAGGGGCGGCCCTGGGCCTGGGCGAGCTGGGCCGTCGCCCAGGGCCCCCAAATTTTTAGGGCCCCCAATTGTTTAGGGTATTAGTTAAGTTATATGTAGTCCATTTATCCTCTTACACTCTTAGCCCATTTTAAAACCTTATGTGTTAGTTTATAAAGCCCATCAAGAAAGTGAAATTTTGAGAGGCCCAACTAAAAAATCAGTAAGGAAAATTTGAGAGGCCCAACCTATTAAAGTAAAAGAATATTAAAAAGTCTcattctttattcccttttctTCTCAATTCTTCCATCTTCTCGACGCTGCTTCAgtgacttttgagttttgacttcCAACTTCCAAGTTTCAACTTTGACTTCCGACTTCTGAGTtcctgtttcaactttcaacattATTTGGTTTTCATTTGGGATTTTAGAACTTGAAGAGGCCTGAGATTTGAGTCTTGAGAGTTGCACTTGCAGGTAATTATTTCTTTGAGTTTttgattttctagggtttttgttttcttatctttATGATTTCTTTGGTCAGTTTGGTTTTTGCAATCTCTAATTCTCTTTGGTTATTTTGTAATCTCTTATGGGTTCTGGTCATTCTGCTCGTCTGCTCTGCATTCAGTTTTGGATTTTGAGATTTTCCTCCTCTCCTGCACTCTGCAGCTCGACAGCATCTGGTTGACTGGTTTTATAGCCTTACCAGGTGATTTTGTTCCACTTAATAGTTAATAGGCTCAGTGATAAGTGATTGAATTTAACTATTGCTGCTcctttcatttattttattttttgtattgtgattgagatttttgataatttataaatttgatCATAATGATACCTAGAAAATACAAGTCaggttttgaaaaaagaaaacaaaaaaagagagaagaagaattgGTTCGATCTTTAGCAGGATCTCTTGATAGATTTTTGCCTAGTAAACAAAGAGGTGGCTCAACATCTaatgttgaagaagaaacaaatccaTCAGTCCTGagtgataaagaagaagaaccagttggtgataaagaagaagaaattagagtAGGTGATGATGGTGATCaatatgaggaagaagaaattctTCCAATAGGTGATAAAGAATTTGGGCCATTAAACATTTACGATCCAGGAAATTGGGATAATATTAATCAGAAGTTTAGGGACCTATTAATAGAAAAAGGTCCAATTAGaattcttgatattgattttggtGTTGATCACCTTGGTAGGCATTTTTCATCTAATCATTATGAACGAGTGTTATTGAATGGAGAGAAACAAGAGAGGAAATGGCTTGTATATTCTGTTTCTAAGGACAaagtgttttgcttttgttgtaaGTTATTCAAGCAAGATCATAACATTTCCCGAATGACAACGGATGGATTTAATGATTGGAAACATCTTAGTGAACGACTTAGAGCTCATGAAACTAGTAGTGAACACCTAGTTTGCATGACCAAATGGATAGAATTGCAAGTTAGGTTGAGAAAACTTGAAACAATTGATAAGAGTGTACAAGAACAAATAGATAGGGAGAAAGAGCATTGGAAACAAGTGTTAAAAAGAATAATAGCCCTTGTAAAAACTCTTGCAAGAAACAATTTAGCATTTCGTGGTCATAGGGAGAAGCTTTATGAAGGGAGAAATGGAAACTTTTTAGGTTTTATTGAGATGATTGCAGAGTTTGATCCAATCATGCAAGAACATATTCAACgagttaaaaataaatcaattcattatcattatctcagtccaaaaatacaaaatgagtTGATCCTACTCTTAGCTAATGAAATTAAAAGTGCAATTATAGGAAGAGTAAAAAAGGCAAAATATTTTTCTGTTATACTTGATTGTACTCCTGATATaagtcatgaagaacaaatgtcTCTTATATTGCGATGTGTGGATGTTTCCGCTGAACCAATAAAAGTGGAGgaattttttatacaatttttaaAGGTAGATGATACATCGGGGCTAGGACTTTTTAATGTGCtcaaagatattttaaataccCTTGATCTTGATGTTGGTGACATAAGAGGGCAAGGATATGATAATGGATCAAAtatgaaaggaaaacacaaagGTGTTCAAAATAGGTTGCTTATGGAGAATCCTAGAGCATTTTACACACCTTGTGGTTGTCATAGTCTTAATCTTGTACTTTGTGATATGGGTAACTCTTGTGAAAGAGCCATATCTTTTTTTGGAGTTGTTCAGCGCATATATTCATTGTTTGCATCGTCTACAAAACGGTGGAATGTTTTGATGTCTTATGTTGGAAATCTAACACTTAAGCCTTTTTCTCAAACACGTTGGGAAAGTCGTGTTGAGAGTGTTAAAGCAATACGATATCAAACTTCACAAGTTAGAGATGCTTTAATTGACTTAGTTAATACTAGTGAAGATCCAAAGACAAAGAGTGAAGCCCAATCCTTAGCAACAAATGAAATTGAGAGTTTTGAGTTCTTGATTAGCTTGATAATAtggtataatttattatttgctgTAAATACCATTAGTAAAACCCTTCAAACTGAAGATATGGATATTAAGATTGCCGTAGAAAAGCTAAGAGGACTCATCTTATTTTTTGAACAATATAGAGAGATAGGATTTGTGGAAGCCATAATTGAAGCTAAAGAAATAGCTAGTGCAATGGATATTGAAcctgtttttaaaacaaaacgACTAATTCGAAGAAAAAGACAATTTGATGAAACTAACAATGAAGATTTAATACATTCAGTTGAGGAGTCATTTAGAGTTGATTACTTTCTATACATAGTGGATAAATCTATTTCTTCTTTTAGAAGTAGGTTTGAACAACTTCaattatatggagagacttttggatttttgtttgatttgaagaaGTTACATTCTATTGATAATGAAAGTTTGATATCGTATTGTACTAaacttgagaattttttgaaGTGTGATAATCTTTATGATATTGATGCAAGAGATTTAGCTTTAGAATTAAAAGTTTTGTGTAACACCTTGCCTGAAGAAGTAAAAAAACCTATtgaaatattaaatcatttgcaaATGCTTGATGGTGGTTTTCCAAATACATGGATTGCATATAGAATATTGTTAACTATTCCGGTAACGGTAGCCTCCGcagagagaagtttttcaaagttgaaattgataaaatcatatCTTCGGTCCACCATGTCGCaagaaaggttaaatgggttagcTATGTTGTCTATTGAGAGTGATTTGGCGGAAAATGTTGATTATACTAAtgtaattagtgattttgcatctcaaaatgctagacgagttatatttaagtaattttttttttttggagttagaCTTTAACTATATGATAATcgccacaaaaaaaatttagagggCCCCTTGTTTAGAGTTCGCCCAGGGCCTCCATAgactcaggtacgccactgCATCACTCCCCCTACTCatcgtttctctctctctctctctcatttgttctctctcttctttgccTTCTCCCTCCTTCTTTGATGAACTCATATTTGGATATGGGTAGAATGGATGATAGTTCTTGGTCACATATATGAATCTAGAGAGAATGGATGGTAGATCTAAGATCTAGATCTTGAGAGAAATTGGTGGTTGTTCTGAAAGAAGCTCCGAAGAATTGTCAAGGGGGATGGTGTAATACCCCGACCAGGAAATATCTAAGATtgactaaattttaaaaaataaataaaaattgtaaaagaaATGGTTAGTTCAAGCATAAGGGCAAAACTGTAATTCTAAAAATTTAGAAGACACATTAgtcatttacaaaaaaaaaaagaagggagagAATGGCCCCTCcccctctcttttttcttcttcttttcttccttcttctttcttttttggttgcTCTCACTTCTTTCCACTCTCCTTCACAAACCAGCAGCTGCCACATCCCACCAACCACTTTTCTGGCCAACATTCATGCAAGCCTTTAGTTCACTCATTTAGCTCCAAATCAAGGTATTTAAGTCAAACTTTCTCTACTTTCCTTAGCTGTTGGAAATTGGGTTTTGACACATCAAAATCTTGTTATTTAGGTGCAATTGAAGGAGTCTACACTTGGGTAATATCTCTACAACcttgtatttgaattttgggGTTAGATTTGGGGAAGATTGatcttagggttttatgggttttgtagatttgggcgAAAATcgttaaattagatgaaattagtgtttgaataggttgatttagacttgtttatggttgcatttctagattctattgttgattggagtagcaagcttgagtaggtgaagttcaagaacttgaaaagtttttggtaagagaaggtaagagtttcttgatttattgggttaatttgtgttagatatgtgaaattaaagttgtttaTATATGGATTGaaggatgggcttaccgaataataggttgattgaggttggagaattcaaggttgagtattggtttacatagctaatttttgggagtgcgaggtagggaaatttcaccctttgctattctctttgaatatgtcttcctattaagaacgtttatcttttctccttgttcattatgatttcattctcgccttaattgcacctaagggagagcaaccccactttgtgatttcttcgttgtatgacttgagttatattgcataccctacctgttcaatcttccattgagcatgaattattcttgaacatgcatcatgtagtagtatatatatgtaggttgtatgaaTATCCTATTGCAtcgccatgttggacatgcattgtagttgcatggtagatgtcgggtatggacccgtatatctcctaggtttgattgatgtgaaatgtggaatgtcgatGGGCAGTTCAGGGTTCTCATGAgtacgggaatgccggtgggtCGAGTAAGGATTCCATATGTACTAgaagcaccatgcgatgatgccgttgggctgttcagggtcccgatatgtatagggatgtcAATGGatcaagttaggatctcgtatggtgtggttatctacttgtgtttggtgtacatgatgttagctatcatattgttgcatttgtgcctttcaataatatttcaaccttatattattcacttactctttattattccctactgggcctttcgctcacccttttcttttccttattccctcctcgcaagtgagtctagttccggtccTAGGGTTGTGGATCAGGAGgagcgtgcgtgacatggatagacccctggagagtaataggactagatggttctaaaaatttgattatgttattagtattttgtcgtaccaattttcttggttgagacatgttgtgtgacATCCTAattcgatggtgggatggacgattgggagggtgctccgtgtgatctgGACTCCCGAACCgagtttgtggactttgtgtcctgacgattgCTTATGCTTGTAGGATTGCTCCTTGTGTTggttgttgattatatatgctattgtgtgtggagaatttatgtgtgattgttaggtggcctgaggccttgcttagatttgagaatttattgatgatatgatttgttaggccTCAGACTTGAGAATTTatctgtgatatgaattgttagatgaccTGAGGTCCTGCCTAGGTGGTGAATATATTTGTGCTATTATTGCGcatttactccaggttggcatcttccgtattatggggaggtgctgtccaaattttcggtggtgtgatgattgaattaatttgtgGTTCGATTTAgacggtaccaaaagtaacgcatttcgggtcggggcgttacattttGGATCGGAGCCAGGTTACGAAACATAGGATCTGTGTGTGGGTCCAGGGAAGTGTGTATACTATGTTAGTGAGTCTCCAGTccatgtcacgacctccactgaTTCGGTATGTGTTCTTTCTCCA
The window above is part of the Tripterygium wilfordii isolate XIE 37 chromosome 3, ASM1340144v1, whole genome shotgun sequence genome. Proteins encoded here:
- the LOC119995098 gene encoding zinc finger MYM-type protein 1-like, translating into MIPRKYKSGFEKRKQKKREEELVRSLAGSLDRFLPSKQRGGSTSNVEEETNPSVLSDKEEEPVGDKEEEIRVGDDGDQYEEEEILPIGDKEFGPLNIYDPGNWDNINQKFRDLLIEKGPIRILDIDFGVDHLGRHFSSNHYERVLLNGEKQERKWLVYSVSKDKVFCFCCKLFKQDHNISRMTTDGFNDWKHLSERLRAHETSSEHLVCMTKWIELQVRLRKLETIDKSVQEQIDREKEHWKQVLKRIIALVKTLARNNLAFRGHREKLYEGRNGNFLGFIEMIAEFDPIMQEHIQRVKNKSIHYHYLSPKIQNELILLLANEIKSAIIGRVKKAKYFSVILDCTPDISHEEQMSLILRCVDVSAEPIKVEEFFIQFLKVDDTSGLGLFNVLKDILNTLDLDVGDIRGQGYDNGSNMKGKHKGVQNRLLMENPRAFYTPCGCHSLNLVLCDMGNSCERAISFFGVVQRIYSLFASSTKRWNVLMSYVGNLTLKPFSQTRWESRVESVKAIRYQTSQVRDALIDLVNTSEDPKTKSEAQSLATNEIESFEFLISLIIWYNLLFAVNTISKTLQTEDMDIKIAVEKLRGLILFFEQYREIGFVEAIIEAKEIASAMDIEPVFKTKRLIRRKRQFDETNNEDLIHSVEESFRVDYFLYIVDKSISSFRSRFEQLQLYGETFGFLFDLKKLHSIDNESLISYCTKLENFLKCDNLYDIDARDLALELKVLCNTLPEEVKKPIEILNHLQMLDGGFPNTWIAYRILLTIPVTVASAERSFSKLKLIKSYLRSTMSQERLNGLAMLSIESDLAENVDYTNVISDFASQNARRVIFK
- the LOC119986329 gene encoding putative clathrin assembly protein At2g25430 — protein: MHRRFRQVFTALKEHSSVSYAKIATVGGLCDIDHIIVKATAPDDLPLPEKYIHELLKIFSVSSSSFRSFAINFTCRFSKTRCWRVALKCLLLLHRLLRLLPECSPLRTELLWARSNDLVSFYPCYFRDDSSSTPEAYTLFIRSYAHLLDEALDCCYLDDKETYYGDQMSQDFAKKMKEITAMLEVLPQIQSLIDRVMDCRPTGAAARSFILQSTMKYIIRDSFICYTTFRTQVVLLLDNLFQMPYRNCMTAFGIYKRAASQANQLCEFYDWCKAKGFCGSYEYPFIDRIPQIQIRALENFINGMWQLTESSSSTTSPLSVLESKSSSAEDDGYTHLLSKDLAAATSYQWEEFGEEGKPLILFKDRENDSWETLLEASVNLSRVPRSDLLCFEDFSSGCGYGYGTNHGYQEQEVERTEKDKWMMQLHNPNVSNPFSQPDDL